One Salvia miltiorrhiza cultivar Shanhuang (shh) chromosome 6, IMPLAD_Smil_shh, whole genome shotgun sequence genomic window, tagccaaaatgaagcataaaacacaatttatggccacacattgaaaaaacacaaattttggccatttttattgatttggacgtttttacccttaatgaggcggaccgggtaggatcaggcacgcgggtcgcgtgccgggtcgggttaggcacttatggcactattagtgctataagtgccaacgaaaattcaaaataaaaccaagtaaaatgatcatttgggcacttatgacactaatagtgccatcaGTGCCATAcatgcagcacaaatacagaaacaacatcatttaaaccctaaatggaacatctaaaccctaaatggataatctaaaccctaaatggaacatctaaatcccaaatgaaacatctaaaccccaaatggataatctaaaccctagggggaagtgtgcacttatggcacttatggcactaatagtgccatacgtgcagcacagatcagatcagatcagatcagatcaaatctttcgatggctgaaatcgaaggaggcgaagatcagatctgccgatggaggaggcgacgcaacgatcagatcagatccaccgccgccgcctcatcagatcagatccaccgacGCCTTATCAGTTCAGATCTGCCTTCGCCGCCGCTTCATCCTCCGCCACCTGACCGACCTCCTCCACGCCGCTGATTTCAAAGGatcggatctcctccaccgccgccgcctcatcctctactccgacgaagtctgcccaagccgcgagagctccgacgaattcttcaagctcggcgccgctggagagagagagagggagatgagaaagagagagaagagagcggCAGccgagatgagaaagagagaggagagagaaagaagggtagaatagtcatgacatacaaaaaatggccaaaatttattttttttcaaatggtggacaaaatttgatgttgtatgttgaatatgGCCATTTGACCCTATTATCTCTAAAAAGATgcaaaaaaatgaacaaaacaggaaaaggaaaaaaatggaaaaaccagaaaaaaaacctaaaataaataaataaaagggaatttttttttgcaaaaaacctaaaaataaagaaaacatgaaaaggaaaaaaaaaagcataaaaaaaaagtaaacaaaaccagaaaaaacaaaaaaagcataaaaaacgtaaaaaaaattaaaggaaagaaaaaggaaaaaaattgaaaattggggGTATGGAGTTTCGAACGCGTGACCATTGGACAATGGTGAGACACTACCGCCTACCACTGCACCACTACATTACTTTCTCTACTTTATCTCAAAAACTGGAACTTATACGTACATATATGGGTCAACCGCATAGTATGCGGTTGACCGCACACAATAATTTGCgttaatttaatatgcatattgaatattttatcattactcatattatatgattttaaaaaagaaagaaaaaaaagtagaagataaaagaaaagaagttTGATTTGGAAATAAAACCTCTCCACCGCATATATAGCAAAAGTTAGTGAAAATATACtttaataactaaaattttaaaaataactataattttaaattatggcgGAAAAAATACTCgttaaactgctcttttatataatactccatatagatttcattaatttttaagttagtggatattttttatttttgttatatgaaattggatagttttatatattcaCTCAAAATTAATTTCCCactttttatatataagttGGATATGAATATATATTAGCTAGTTTCATTATATCCAAATAACGTGAACAGTGGTATTTACAGATTCATCTAAACTGGAATCTAGCCAATGCATGAATCAACATTAAAGTAAAATATCTCTTTAGATAGAGTACATGAATGCATGAATGAGAGAACCTAATAAACTGCACTTACTTAATTTTCAACAAAACATACAATTTACAAAGGATATTTGCGATGAGATGCTAACTATACCCTACCATTATTCTCTTGATTTATTTCGGCAATGGACTTTGCCCATCACCCACCTAATTAATTACCTCACAAAGTCGGATCTTAAATTATCTTGCTCACATTTCTACAGCAGCACAGCATACAGCCATCCAACTCTAAATCATGACCAATTTAGTCGACAAATGTTGATCACCAAATGTTAGAGTCCACATTATAAGGCGGCTGCTCCGGCGGCAGCGGCTGCGGGAGCGAGTCCACAACCCCAGAGGTGGAACCCATGTTGAAACTGGACGCCCCGAACTCATGATTCCCAAACGGCATTAAACCGTAGTTATCCGGCTGGTGGCCGCGCAGCTGCAACGCCGTGAGGAGCAGCGAGTTCATGGACAGACTCAGCGGCCACGACGAGAGCGCGGCGTCGGCGGCGTTCCAGCTGCTGATGACGTTGGCATCATTGGTGTTGTAGTTTTGCAGAGGCGAGGGAGGCACGGGCATGCCGAAGCTGGGGGAGTCGTCGGGCGGGGAGGGGGGCGTCTGCTGAGGCCTCTTGACGGCGGCGGTCTTCTGGAAGATTCGGCAGACGACCCATTCTTCTTTAGAGGGTTTGAAGGAGAGCTTGTTGTGGAGGCGGTACTCGTGCATGACCCAGTTGGTTTTCTCGCCCTTGGGAGCTCGCCCGCGGTAGAAGACGAGGGTTTTCTTCATGCCTACCAACGCGCTGCCGCGGAAGATCTCCTTGTCTTTGCCCGTCGTCTTCCAGTACCCGGCCTCCGTCGCCCGGTTCGTGCGCAGCCCCGTCGGGTACTTCCGATCTCGCAGGCTGAAGAAGTACCACTCTCTTTCTCCCATTGATGCTTTCGCTGCAAAAATATATACCcctttttactattttatctttAATAAAATAGCTTTAATTACTCTTTAAATACACATTCGCGGTTTGCCTTATTCAAGAGAAAATATTCACAACTAAATTTATTCTTATTatgaattcttatatttaaTGGTCAATTGACAAACAAGAAAATGTTTAATCATATACATATTTTTGAATTTGTCAATTGAAGATAAAACAACACTTAAAAAGTGATtgttttttaatctttttatcTTTGTAGTAGTTTTGTACCTTTTCATGAAACATTCTATTTACATCACTGCAAGAAGCATGGTCTTAGACAATGGTGTTAACAATTGCTGTGTTAGACAAGAAACAATTGTTGGTGTAGATAAAACCGATTGTCTATTATCACTAAACTACTCCTATATCTCTCTGATTTCTTCTTTCATTTTCgttacaaataataaaaaaaaaaaaattgggtgttCTTTGGTGAGAACAATACATGATAAGTAGACCTGAAAAGCATAGATTGATTGAGCAGTAATACAGCAAAATAGCTGGATTTCTGTCTGTAATATTGTAATTTTGTGAGAAGTACAACAATGTTTGTGTTTTATCCTTTCAAACCTACGTTCAATATAATCTTCCTTCCAACTGCATTTAGCTACCTTTTAACTTAACCTAAACCTTCGTGTGTGTCATGTCTTTATTAAAAGCATAGATCGTATTTCATGATTTTTCCCTTAAAATTAAAAGTAGCAAGAGAGACAAAATGATAAGacgaaataattaattaagttcaCTGATCAGTCGTGAAATCTGGCATAAGATTTAAACACAAATAAAAAGGGTTTCGATGCCAAGGGAAAACTGCAAAGTgcaaaatgtgaaaaaaaaaaagaaaaaagaaaagaaaaagggggcATGATGATTAACACAACggtaaaactattttttttccaaGAATAATAAAGGTGTGTATATATACCTGGGAGATCCCAAGGCTCGCACTTGTTAAGATCAACATCGGCAACAGCCCTAGTGGTGAACTCGAAATCCGACACTTTATTGGTAAGGTAGTAAGTGATGAGCTCTTCATCCGTGGGGTGGAATCTGAACCCCGGAGGAAGCTGAGTTTCCTCCATATATCAGAACGTGTCGTGTTCGTGTCGTTATTTGATCGAGTACGGAGGGCAGCATCCAGAGCCGGCTACTAATGGCCCCTTCTTATTAACTTGATAGTTTTTCCCAATTCATCCTTCAGCGGCAAGCCTCTTCTTCTCCCTTACTATAAAGTCTTTGTTTATTTAGATATTTACAGCTAACACTTTGACAAAGATAGTGAGTCGCATCCATCATTACATTTTCTTAACGCTTCTGGATTATAGTGTATATTTTATTCGCAGCTAGCTATATGaattaattactatatttaatttgttattacCATATAGGATATTGTGTAACTTTTGTTGCCCTTTCTTACTCGCCGCGTAGTTTAATTAGTCGTGCACCATCACTAAATGATACTAAATAAACAGAATATTGATATATACTCTCTCCATTCTATAATAGTATGTTTAATTTGttcgacacgaattttaataaatattgggTGAGTATGATGTGAGTGGAGAAAGCAATTTGTGAGTGTGCTTGAGAAATATGGTGGGCCATATTGATAAAATTGTAAATAAGTATTGaaagtaagaaaaaaaaaataaaggagtTAGTGATGGGGTAATTTCCAAAAAtgaattattcatatttttgtggaaCCTATAAAAACGAAAATGAGCGTAGTACTCTTCTTCTGGGATGGAGGAGAGTATAATATTCTCATGCAATATTTAgtgctaaaataataaaatgaattattcatatttttgtggaaCCTATAAAAACGAAAACGAGCGTAGTACTCTTCTTCTGGGATGGAGGAGAGTATAATATTCTCATGCAATATTTagttctaaaataataaaatgaatattGGAAAGTCATCAAAATCtagattaattatatatatgagatTAGTGTGAATACATCACATATTATTGTCAATGAGTTAgatatttactattttttgcTGTAAATATTTCATGACcttttcttaaatttaagttgCGACAATAACGATccgttataaatttattattagaaAATGAGATATGAGAAAATTTTAGTACATTTTTATGGAAAAAGAGTatttaaaatatagaaaaatattatcacatcaataccgcatataatattatcataaacttaataaaaatgaGGGGAAAATATTGGtagtttggaaaaaaaaatcatgttcaAAAACAAATTCCACCCTCCAAAACTTGTAGATGGAATATTCGTCTATCCCACAATTTAGTGTATACCATTGTGTCTCACTCTTAATTCTCTATTTTATAATagtttgttataaaaataaaaaatatttatataatgaattataatcaatatttatcactaaaaaatgaaattaaaaaagttatatatcctcactttgaattaattaactaaaataatccattactaattcaaataaatataaaaaaatgattataaactctaattaattaaaaattattataaattaagagtggAAAACGGTGGTACACACTTAATTGTGGGACGGATAATCCCATCTGCAAAACTTGTGCCAAGAGTAAATACTTTCTTTTCGACCATTTTCTGTCAAAGAGAATGCACCTTAGTACATCATACGTTCATCATCATAAATATAACTATTgtataaattaaagataaattacttttaaaaaaaagtttaaagaTGAGATGAAATATGAATGAGTAAAGAGtggtatataaatatatagtgtCTATATACacatattactatatatattcAGGGTGTAAAGTTaaagttataaattttaaattaatgacTTGTGTATTATCCTAGAACACTAGATACTCATAAAGAAAAACAAGTGCAAATGGTTAACAAATTTTGATGAGATCTCTTCATTTTAAGTTACGTTGCGTAATTATACATCAAAATTGAATTAACGATGTTGGGTAATATTAGGAAAGAGAGACACATGCATTATATATATgcacaaaaacacaaaaattgtgtgtgtgtgtgtgagagcgagagagagagagagagagagtttagtCGAAATTATGGGCATGAACGGTCCAACCACCTTCACCCATTTCTACCCACCAAAACTGTGGTGAACATCCAATCACAACATGCCTTATAATCTTCGATATTCTATTGACATATGTTGCTTACATTCCTTTACTATTTCACAAGTTTCCTCTCTATTTCATccttttcctttatttttgtttttactcgTCTTGGGGACTTCACATTTTTCATCTAGGAGCTATTTTTGTCCCCGTAACAATATCAAATAATTACATTTTCTATTCTACAATTTATTACctcattattttatatttatatatctaaTAGTATTATATAGTAAatcctaaataaaattttatgaaattatataCTCTAGTTTTAAGTAAGAGTCAACTTTTGAGATAaccatattgagcaatgaaatttaatattgagtgaaaatttaaaatgccctattacttaagttatatatgaaaaatgcccctttttttataaacataagtttCATATACTCTATTCTTTAATACCCTTAATGTTGATAGGTTTGCttgttttttgtaaaagtcTTAAATATTTGACCGATTTAACAGCTATTAGTCATCTAATCGGTCGGTAAAATCATGTGATCGCCTGGCTAAATTATCTGACCGCACCGCCCGGGCGGTCAGATAATttagccacccaccggtcacatgtactcttgactgatagctgtcaaatcgttgactgaTATATGTCAAATctgtcaaatgtgtaagactttcacaaaaaatgtGTAAGAGacgatacgagttttaataaaaataattattatattataagtGGTTAAAGGATCACActtaaaaagtactccctccgtcccattaaagttggccacgttcttttcggcacggagattaagaaaggaATAGTTAGTGGAGATTAAGTGTGGTCCAACCAAATTAAAGAGATAATTAAGTCTTTCTTTAATCTAAATCTGTATCTTCTTCCCCATTTTCCGGACGACGGCGACGCCAGTGCCGACGACCGCGACGCCGCCGACGACGACAATCGCCCCAAATTTTCTGGCTATGCGGTTCGTTTGtcaccaaaaaaattaaaaaaaatcaaaaaccaaaaccaAATCAGACCCCTAATTTCCTCAAAACCAAATCAGACCCCAATCAAAACTAAACAGCACCGGCGGTCGTTCCACCGCTGCTAACCCTCCCTAACTTCGATGTTCAACGGCCCCATGTCTCGATTTCCCGCCGCTCACTCCAACTGGAGCCCTAGGCCCCCTAATCGCGGCCAGGCTTAGATTTTCAGCCCTGTTTCTCGCCCCAAAACCAGACGCCGCTGCCGCCGCGTACTCCTTTCTGAACCGCCGCCTACTCCCTTCCGGCTCTAGCCCTTGCTCCTGACCCCTATTCCAATTATTTTGCCTGAGCTGAGAGAACTAGAGCTCAGTTTTCTGCCAACGATGGTGAATCGGCCCTGATTTCGAGATTTCATCCCCAATTTCCAGTTAATCGGGGATGCTGGTGCGGAGAGGGTGAGGTTGGAGCGGCGGAAACTCACCGGAAATACAGAGGGCTAGGGCTCGGTGTGGATCAGCTGATGTGAAGCGGCGTGGTGACGGGGAGGAAGAGAgatggagagaaagagagagggtgTAGTTTTGGGGGTGATGGCGAGGGAGGGgaggttgagagagagagagagagagagagagagagagagagcatgggGGTCACGAGGAGGAGAGAGCAGACCGGTGCTGTGGTTGTCCGGCGAGGTAAGGCGGCGGGCGGCGGGGTTCAGGGGGTGGGCGGCGAGGGTGGGGGTGGAAGGGAGGCTGAGTGTGTGTTGTGTATGTGTTTTTTTGGTGTGTGTGTACCTTTATTTAATTAGGGTTTAAGTTTATTtagaaattttaattagattaacTAATTAggcttaattaaaataaatatttccatttttagaaagtggccaactttagtgggacaaccaaaatggaaatgtggccaactttaatgggactgagggagtactatttataatgataattaattgtattgtgagtaaaGTATATGGCCCATCATGTGATAAATAATTTCTAAAAATGGAAAatgattaatttttgtggacatctcaaaatggaaaaaaaaagattattattaaattgaattttattaaaaacggaaaaaacctaaaaaccccttgaaagcacagaaaagcTGACTAAAGGGCcggacctcattaaaaccttgctaaggAAAACCccgtgggaaaaaccaaaagcAAGGAAAAAGAGTATACGTCTAAAAACGCAGCAAAACGCCAAACAACAAAGCAAACAACCGGCTGACATTGGGTGGACGCATCTTCAGGAGCTCCGGCCTGACCATCGCCCCTAAGAGCGACCGGAACCCAATGCCGCCTACCCCAAAACCAGAAAAAAACATAAGCAACAAAAGAAACAGGGTCACAAAACCCACCACCAATTCTACAATGACAGTTCAATTGGTGGCTAAAAAGCTCAAGGCCGAAGGCATGAACCAACGCCAAGCAACCAACGGGGATCAACTTACCCGACCCCAGGCTCGAGCACACCCGAAGCCTGAAAAAAAGGCCAGGCGTTTCCCCAAAGCCAACACCCAGCTCCTCCCCAGCCGAAGACTCAACCAAACAGCCGTCCATCTCCAAACCAGATAAGAGATCATCAGCGCCAACCTGCGATCCGTCCCACCACAACGCGCGCCAAGTGTTTGAAAGAAAGCCGACAACAAATCCGATCCCCTCCCTCGCACACCAGGTGTTTGAAAAAATGCCGGCAACAACCGGACCCCCATGCCGCCCACCACGAAACCAGAGACTAACAGAAGCAACAAACGGAACATGGCTAAAAAACCCACCACCAATTCTACAATGACAGTTCAATTGGTGGCTACA contains:
- the LOC130990369 gene encoding NAC domain-containing protein 79-like, with translation MEETQLPPGFRFHPTDEELITYYLTNKVSDFEFTTRAVADVDLNKCEPWDLPAKASMGEREWYFFSLRDRKYPTGLRTNRATEAGYWKTTGKDKEIFRGSALVGMKKTLVFYRGRAPKGEKTNWVMHEYRLHNKLSFKPSKEEWVVCRIFQKTAAVKRPQQTPPSPPDDSPSFGMPVPPSPLQNYNTNDANVISSWNAADAALSSWPLSLSMNSLLLTALQLRGHQPDNYGLMPFGNHEFGASSFNMGSTSGVVDSLPQPLPPEQPPYNVDSNIW